One stretch of Aeromicrobium fastidiosum DNA includes these proteins:
- a CDS encoding amidohydrolase family protein has protein sequence MGSGPVSLRDTDLPELVAALGIPGIVDVHTHFMAPQILEKVWAYFDAAGPMLGRPWPITYRWSDEERVDHLRAMGVRAFSALSYAHRPGVAGFMNDWTLAFADRTPDALRSATFYPEPDAATYVPQLVEDGVDVFKVHVQVGDFAPNDPLLEPVWGTLAESGTPIVLHAGSGPAPGHHTGPAGVADVLSRHPDLALVIAHLGMPEIDEFLDLAERYPNVRLDTTMAFVDFWDLPVPDGVPARLAQLQDRVLFGTDFPNIPYAYAHQVEVLQRLELGDDWMRSVLWGNGAELFSVTP, from the coding sequence GTGGGTTCCGGCCCGGTGTCGTTGCGCGACACCGATCTGCCTGAGCTGGTCGCCGCGCTCGGCATCCCCGGCATCGTCGACGTGCACACGCACTTCATGGCGCCGCAGATCCTCGAGAAGGTCTGGGCCTACTTCGACGCCGCCGGTCCGATGCTCGGACGGCCGTGGCCCATCACGTACCGGTGGAGCGACGAGGAGCGCGTCGACCACCTCCGCGCGATGGGGGTGCGGGCGTTCTCGGCGCTGTCGTACGCGCACCGTCCCGGCGTGGCCGGGTTCATGAACGACTGGACGCTGGCGTTCGCCGATCGCACCCCGGACGCCCTGCGGTCGGCCACGTTCTACCCCGAGCCGGACGCTGCGACCTACGTGCCGCAGCTCGTCGAGGATGGCGTGGACGTGTTCAAGGTGCACGTGCAGGTGGGCGACTTCGCCCCCAACGACCCGCTGCTCGAGCCGGTGTGGGGCACGTTGGCCGAGAGCGGCACGCCGATCGTCCTGCACGCCGGCTCCGGGCCCGCGCCGGGGCACCACACCGGACCGGCCGGCGTCGCCGACGTGCTCTCGCGGCATCCCGACCTGGCTCTGGTCATCGCCCATCTCGGCATGCCCGAGATCGACGAGTTCCTCGACCTCGCCGAGCGGTACCCCAACGTCCGGCTCGACACCACGATGGCCTTCGTCGACTTCTGGGACCTGCCCGTGCCCGACGGCGTCCCGGCCCGCCTGGCCCAGCTGCAGGACCGGGTGCTGTTCGGCACCGACTTCCCGAACATCCCCTACGCGTACGCCCACCAGGTCGAGGTGCTGCAACGGCTCGAGCTCGGCGACGACTGGATGCGCAGCGTGCTGTGGGGCAACGGGGCCGAGCTGTTCAGCGTCACGCCGTGA
- a CDS encoding ROK family protein — MTASVGLPPTLVGTGDLFQLLRDGRPRTRGELSSLSSLARSTITARVDALLSCGLLEPVGEAASTGGRPPTRFALNRHGRVVLAIDLGASHATVAVSDLSGAVLVQRTIDCDIADGPVVVLDCVAEIGRALLAEIDRSRADVAGVGIGVPGPVEHATGRPANPPIMPGWHDVDIPARLNQHFDGPVLVDNDVNLMALGEFVTSWQSSQHLLLVKVATGIGAGIVSDGRLLRGALGSAGDLGHVQVAGAPADVVCRCGNIGCLEAVAAGPAIAAKLRRGGLDVEGSQGIVDAVAAGEIAALQAVREAGRDLGTVLATCVNLLNPSVIVIGGKLSEAGEYLLAGVREVVYQRSLPLATHDLRIVSTSAGTQGGIIGASAMVIDAVLAPGAVDEFVAQRTA, encoded by the coding sequence ATGACTGCGTCCGTCGGGCTGCCGCCGACGCTGGTCGGCACGGGAGACCTCTTCCAGCTGCTGCGTGACGGCAGACCCCGCACCCGGGGCGAGCTGTCGTCCCTCTCGTCGCTGGCGCGCTCGACCATCACGGCCCGTGTCGACGCCCTGCTGTCGTGCGGTCTACTCGAGCCCGTGGGCGAGGCCGCGTCCACGGGAGGCAGGCCGCCCACCCGGTTCGCGCTCAACCGCCACGGCCGCGTCGTCCTGGCGATCGACCTCGGCGCGTCGCACGCGACGGTCGCCGTCAGCGACCTGTCCGGGGCGGTGCTGGTGCAGCGCACGATCGACTGCGACATCGCCGACGGACCCGTCGTCGTGCTCGACTGCGTCGCCGAGATCGGCCGGGCGCTGCTGGCCGAGATCGACCGCTCGAGGGCCGATGTCGCGGGTGTCGGCATCGGCGTGCCGGGTCCGGTCGAGCACGCGACGGGCCGACCGGCCAACCCGCCGATCATGCCGGGCTGGCACGACGTCGACATCCCGGCCCGCCTCAACCAGCACTTCGACGGCCCCGTGCTGGTCGACAACGACGTCAACCTCATGGCGCTGGGCGAGTTCGTCACGTCGTGGCAGTCGTCGCAGCACCTGCTGCTCGTCAAGGTCGCCACCGGCATCGGTGCCGGCATCGTGTCCGACGGCCGCCTGCTGCGCGGGGCGCTCGGCTCGGCCGGCGACCTCGGGCACGTCCAGGTGGCCGGAGCTCCCGCCGACGTCGTGTGCCGGTGCGGCAACATCGGCTGCCTCGAGGCCGTCGCCGCGGGGCCGGCGATCGCCGCCAAGCTGCGCCGCGGAGGACTCGACGTCGAGGGCTCGCAGGGCATCGTCGACGCCGTCGCCGCCGGCGAGATCGCTGCCCTGCAGGCCGTCCGCGAGGCGGGTCGCGACCTCGGCACCGTCCTGGCGACGTGCGTCAACCTGCTCAACCCCTCGGTCATCGTCATCGGCGGCAAGCTCTCCGAGGCGGGGGAGTACCTGCTGGCGGGGGTCCGCGAGGTCGTCTACCAGCGGTCGCTGCCGCTCGCCACGCACGACCTGCGCATCGTCAGCACCTCGGCCGGCACGCAGGGCGGCATCATCGGGGCGAGCGCCATGGTCATCGACGCGGTTCTCGCGCCGGGAGCCGTCGACGAGTTCGTGGCGCAGCGCACCGCCTGA
- the ftsX gene encoding permease-like cell division protein FtsX: MRSTLSELGQSLSRNKSMTISLVVTMTVSLLLAALGLLILAQSQRTEKYFGDKLQLQVNLCTKNSLAPTCIGGVATEDQQNAVQDALRGNSQVKSFDIRTPQENYDQARVLFGQSETGRKQLETLSPDSFPVSYFVTLKDPQKYDAVVSQVSGMDGVGNVSSLKELLGPLFSALDKLRNGSLAISALLIFAAVLQVSNTIRMTAYARRREIGIMRLVGASSWHIQLPFILESMLAALISAALAAAGLAAFVHFVVYGYLRDTLGKITTWVGWGDAVQVAGMTTVLALLLALIPTLFLTRKYLDV; encoded by the coding sequence ATGCGTAGCACCCTCAGCGAGCTGGGCCAGAGCCTGTCCCGCAACAAGTCCATGACCATCTCCCTCGTCGTCACGATGACGGTGTCCCTGCTGCTGGCCGCCCTGGGCCTGCTGATCCTCGCCCAGTCGCAGCGCACCGAGAAGTACTTCGGCGACAAGCTGCAGCTGCAGGTCAACCTGTGCACCAAGAACTCGTTGGCACCGACCTGCATCGGCGGCGTCGCGACCGAGGACCAGCAGAACGCCGTGCAGGACGCGCTGCGCGGCAACTCGCAGGTCAAGTCGTTCGACATCCGCACGCCGCAGGAGAACTACGACCAGGCACGCGTCCTGTTCGGGCAGTCCGAGACCGGACGCAAGCAGCTCGAGACCCTGAGTCCCGACTCGTTCCCGGTCTCGTACTTCGTGACGCTCAAGGACCCGCAGAAGTACGACGCCGTCGTCAGCCAGGTGTCGGGCATGGACGGTGTCGGCAACGTCAGCTCGCTGAAGGAGCTGCTCGGTCCGCTGTTCTCGGCGCTCGACAAGCTGCGCAACGGATCGCTGGCCATCTCGGCCCTGCTGATCTTCGCCGCGGTGCTGCAGGTCTCCAACACGATCCGCATGACGGCGTACGCCCGTCGACGCGAGATCGGCATCATGCGGCTCGTCGGGGCGTCGAGCTGGCACATCCAGCTGCCGTTCATCCTGGAGTCGATGCTGGCTGCGCTCATCTCGGCGGCGCTGGCCGCGGCCGGGCTCGCCGCGTTCGTCCACTTCGTCGTCTACGGCTACCTGCGCGACACCCTCGGCAAGATCACGACGTGGGTCGGCTGGGGCGATGCGGTGCAGGTCGCCGGGATGACGACGGTGCTGGCGCTGCTGCTCGCCCTGATCCCGACACTCTTCCTGACGCGCAAATACCTCGACGTGTGA
- the smpB gene encoding SsrA-binding protein SmpB, giving the protein MAKETGRKLVAQNKKARHDYHIEDTFEAGMVLTGTEVKSLRAGRASLVDGFGEIERGEAWLLGVHIPEYTQGTWTNHETRRRRKMLLNRSEIDRIERRITEKGLTIVPLSLYFKDGRAKVEIALARGKKTYDKRHAIAERTATREAERDLGRRLKGIH; this is encoded by the coding sequence GTGGCCAAGGAGACCGGGCGCAAGCTCGTAGCGCAGAACAAGAAGGCGCGCCACGACTATCACATCGAGGACACGTTCGAGGCCGGCATGGTCTTGACCGGCACCGAGGTGAAGTCGTTGCGTGCGGGTCGCGCATCCCTCGTGGACGGATTCGGCGAGATCGAGCGCGGCGAGGCCTGGCTGCTCGGCGTCCACATCCCCGAGTACACGCAGGGCACCTGGACCAACCACGAGACGCGTCGTCGCCGCAAGATGCTGCTCAACCGCTCGGAGATCGACCGCATCGAGCGTCGCATCACCGAGAAGGGCCTGACGATCGTCCCGCTGTCGCTGTACTTCAAGGACGGTCGCGCGAAGGTCGAGATCGCCCTGGCCCGCGGCAAGAAGACGTACGACAAGCGGCACGCGATCGCCGAGCGCACCGCGACCCGCGAGGCCGAGCGCGATCTCGGTCGGCGGCTCAAGGGCATCCACTAG
- a CDS encoding M23 family metallopeptidase has protein sequence MFSHTRTAVTSALVVAAIIAGLTAPSFADTKDDLERQKKEASGAAQDAKKDLDASTKEFAEAAAALQAAQAKLGAAQAELASTRGKVVVATAFDAQMQTKLEQSQAELEAARSELDKGEKRVVRSARSVEDFAVQDYLEGDRGLRALSGLLQGEDPSTYGEQISLNGSVSDQQVATMQRLEATRVILKLNRQKVQKLRDKVKAQRAEAAANLVEKQRLESAAETQTAQVADLVTVSADAEATAATARAEDDRRYQEQLAEAARVEAELKKLAEEELRKARERAAREAARKARGDTSPDPEPPTGDTGGTLTRPVSGPITSPYGMRVHPITGVYKLHDGMDFGVPCGTPVKAAASGTIIQQYFNGAYGNRIILNNGVKRGVNVVTTYNHLTRFALKAGATVERGQVIGYSGSTGYSTGCHLHFMVLTNGKTVNPAGWL, from the coding sequence ATGTTCTCCCACACCCGCACTGCGGTCACGTCTGCTCTCGTCGTGGCGGCGATCATCGCCGGACTGACGGCACCGTCGTTCGCCGACACCAAGGACGACCTCGAACGCCAGAAGAAGGAGGCGAGCGGGGCCGCGCAGGACGCCAAGAAGGACCTCGACGCCTCCACCAAGGAGTTCGCCGAGGCCGCTGCGGCCCTGCAGGCCGCGCAGGCCAAGCTGGGTGCCGCGCAGGCCGAGCTCGCCTCGACCCGCGGCAAGGTCGTCGTCGCCACCGCGTTCGACGCCCAGATGCAGACCAAGCTCGAGCAGAGCCAGGCTGAGCTCGAGGCGGCCCGCAGCGAGCTCGACAAGGGGGAGAAGCGCGTCGTGCGGTCGGCCAGGTCGGTCGAGGACTTCGCGGTGCAGGACTACCTCGAGGGAGACCGTGGCCTGCGCGCCCTCAGCGGTCTGCTGCAGGGCGAGGACCCGTCGACGTACGGGGAGCAGATCAGCCTCAACGGATCAGTCAGCGATCAGCAGGTCGCCACGATGCAGCGGTTGGAGGCGACTCGCGTCATCCTCAAGCTCAACCGCCAGAAGGTGCAGAAGCTGCGCGACAAGGTCAAGGCGCAGCGGGCCGAGGCCGCGGCCAACCTCGTCGAGAAGCAGCGGCTCGAGTCGGCTGCCGAGACGCAGACCGCGCAGGTCGCCGATCTCGTGACGGTCAGTGCGGACGCCGAGGCCACGGCGGCCACGGCGCGGGCCGAGGACGATCGGCGCTACCAGGAGCAGCTCGCGGAGGCGGCGCGGGTCGAGGCCGAGCTCAAGAAGCTCGCGGAAGAGGAGCTGCGCAAGGCCCGCGAGCGCGCGGCGCGCGAGGCAGCGCGCAAGGCGCGGGGCGACACGAGCCCTGATCCCGAACCGCCCACGGGCGACACCGGTGGCACGCTGACCCGTCCGGTCTCCGGCCCGATCACCTCGCCGTACGGCATGCGCGTGCACCCCATCACGGGCGTCTACAAGCTGCACGACGGCATGGACTTCGGCGTCCCGTGCGGCACGCCGGTCAAGGCCGCTGCGAGCGGGACGATCATCCAGCAGTACTTCAACGGCGCCTACGGCAACCGCATCATCCTCAACAACGGCGTCAAGCGCGGCGTCAACGTCGTCACGACCTACAACCACCTGACCCGGTTCGCGCTCAAGGCCGGTGCCACGGTCGAGCGCGGCCAGGTCATCGGCTACTCCGGGTCGACGGGCTACTCGACGGGGTGCCACCTGCACTTCATGGTGCTGACGAACGGCAAGACGGTGAACCCCGCGGGCTGGCTGTGA
- a CDS encoding type II toxin-antitoxin system RatA family toxin: protein MTRIESSVVVDLDPAAAFAVSQTTGETRLRWDPFIHEQHFLDGATTPAKGVRTETRHRSRLRMVSEYVSFNPPTNVGMTMVEGPWFFASFAGGWRFAPEPGGGCRATWRYSFRCRPAWLAPLAERIGAIVLRRDIDRRIAGFARGCADPVVVAAVTAGDA, encoded by the coding sequence GTGACCCGCATCGAGTCGAGCGTCGTCGTCGACCTCGATCCCGCCGCGGCGTTCGCGGTGTCGCAGACCACGGGGGAGACGCGGCTGCGGTGGGACCCGTTCATCCACGAGCAGCACTTCCTGGACGGCGCGACGACCCCGGCCAAGGGCGTCCGTACCGAGACCCGTCACCGGTCGCGCCTGCGGATGGTCAGCGAGTACGTCTCGTTCAACCCGCCGACCAACGTCGGCATGACGATGGTCGAGGGCCCGTGGTTCTTCGCCTCGTTCGCCGGCGGCTGGCGCTTCGCTCCGGAGCCCGGCGGCGGTTGCCGGGCCACGTGGCGCTACAGCTTCCGGTGCCGCCCAGCATGGCTGGCGCCGCTCGCCGAGCGCATCGGCGCGATCGTCCTGCGGCGTGACATCGACCGGCGCATCGCGGGGTTCGCCCGAGGGTGCGCCGATCCCGTGGTCGTGGCCGCCGTCACCGCCGGCGACGCCTGA
- a CDS encoding MFS transporter codes for MSTEAGAIRLATAQGRWLLAAMILGSGMAFLDGSIVGLALPSMSSDLDAGAAGVQWIVNAYTLTLAALILVGGSLGDRLGRRRVFVAGVVLFAASSVACALAPTIEVLVAARGMQGVGAALLTPGSLAIISASFAPEDRGPAIGLWSGLSGVTSAIAPLVGGWLVDTTGWRGIFWINVPLAVLVVWLAVRHVPETKGEPGPIDYGGAAIAAAALATLTYGLVDESWLWGSGGVGLLVVFVVHQKVTPHALVPLGLFADRIFTAANICTFAIYGALAASGFMLVQQLQYVSGFSPLLAGLASVPMTIIMLLFSSRAGALGSRIGPRWPMTFGPLIAAVGLLLMLRIGEGASFWTDVLPASIVFGIGITVLVAPLTTAVLAAAPMQQTGIASGINNAVARTASLLAVAAIPPIAGIAGKDFADPAVFGPGFRTGTLICVGMLVLAAACAAGLIHGHKVAPTPASGTATGAEL; via the coding sequence GTGAGCACCGAGGCCGGTGCGATCCGGCTCGCGACGGCGCAGGGGCGCTGGCTGCTGGCGGCGATGATCCTCGGCTCCGGCATGGCGTTCCTCGACGGCTCGATCGTGGGTCTCGCCCTGCCGTCGATGAGCTCCGACCTCGACGCGGGTGCCGCCGGCGTGCAGTGGATCGTCAACGCCTACACGCTGACGCTCGCCGCGCTGATCCTCGTGGGCGGGTCGCTGGGAGACCGGCTCGGACGTCGTCGCGTCTTCGTCGCGGGCGTCGTGCTGTTCGCCGCCTCGTCGGTGGCCTGTGCGCTCGCCCCCACGATCGAGGTGCTGGTCGCCGCCAGGGGCATGCAGGGCGTCGGGGCGGCGCTGCTCACCCCCGGGAGCCTCGCGATCATCTCGGCGTCGTTCGCCCCCGAGGACCGCGGACCCGCAATCGGCCTCTGGTCGGGCCTCTCGGGCGTCACCTCCGCGATCGCCCCGCTCGTCGGTGGATGGCTCGTCGACACCACGGGGTGGCGCGGCATCTTCTGGATCAACGTCCCGCTCGCCGTCCTGGTCGTCTGGCTGGCCGTGCGCCACGTGCCCGAGACGAAGGGCGAGCCGGGTCCGATCGACTACGGCGGCGCGGCCATCGCGGCAGCCGCGCTCGCCACGTTGACGTACGGCCTGGTCGACGAGTCGTGGCTGTGGGGATCGGGCGGCGTCGGGCTCCTGGTGGTGTTCGTCGTGCACCAGAAGGTGACACCGCACGCCCTCGTGCCGCTCGGTCTGTTCGCCGATCGCATCTTCACGGCGGCCAACATCTGCACGTTCGCGATCTACGGGGCGCTCGCGGCCTCAGGGTTCATGCTGGTGCAGCAGCTGCAGTACGTGTCGGGCTTCTCGCCGCTGCTGGCCGGTCTGGCCAGTGTGCCGATGACGATCATCATGCTGCTGTTCTCGTCGCGCGCCGGGGCGTTGGGTTCGCGCATCGGTCCGCGCTGGCCCATGACGTTCGGGCCCCTCATCGCTGCGGTGGGTCTGCTGCTGATGCTGCGCATCGGCGAGGGTGCCAGCTTCTGGACCGACGTGCTGCCGGCCTCGATCGTCTTCGGCATCGGCATCACGGTGCTGGTGGCACCCCTCACGACAGCCGTGCTGGCCGCCGCGCCGATGCAGCAGACCGGCATCGCCTCGGGCATCAACAACGCGGTCGCCCGCACGGCGTCGCTGCTGGCGGTCGCGGCGATCCCGCCGATCGCCGGCATCGCGGGCAAGGACTTCGCCGATCCGGCGGTGTTCGGCCCGGGCTTCCGCACCGGGACGCTGATCTGCGTCGGCATGCTGGTGCTCGCCGCGGCGTGCGCCGCCGGCCTCATCCACGGCCACAAGGTCGCCCCCACCCCCGCGAGTGGCACCGCGACTGGCGCAGAACTGTGA
- the ftsE gene encoding cell division ATP-binding protein FtsE, giving the protein MIRFDKVTKTYPGQKRAALDAVDLEIEKGEFVFLVGASGSGKSTFLRLILREARPTSGRVYVAGKEINKLSSWKVPKLRRQVGTVFQDFRLLPNKNVTENVAFALQVIGKSRAEINTLVPETLEMVGLEGKGHRMPDELSGGEQQRVAVARAYVNRPMILIADEPTGNLDPATSVGIMKLLDRINRTDTTVVMATHDSTIVDQMRKRVIELESGLIVRDEARGIYGYQN; this is encoded by the coding sequence GTGATTCGATTCGACAAGGTCACCAAGACCTATCCCGGCCAGAAGCGCGCTGCGCTCGACGCCGTCGACCTCGAGATCGAGAAGGGCGAGTTCGTCTTCCTCGTCGGTGCCTCGGGCTCGGGCAAGTCCACGTTCCTGCGCCTGATCCTGCGCGAGGCGCGGCCCACGAGCGGCCGGGTCTACGTCGCGGGCAAGGAGATCAACAAGCTCTCGAGCTGGAAGGTGCCCAAGCTGCGCCGCCAGGTCGGCACGGTGTTCCAGGACTTCCGACTGCTGCCCAACAAGAACGTCACCGAGAACGTCGCCTTCGCTCTGCAGGTCATCGGCAAGTCGCGCGCCGAGATCAACACCCTCGTGCCCGAGACCCTCGAGATGGTCGGTCTCGAGGGCAAGGGGCACCGCATGCCCGACGAGCTGTCGGGTGGCGAGCAGCAGCGTGTGGCGGTGGCTCGGGCCTACGTCAACCGACCCATGATCCTGATCGCCGATGAGCCCACCGGAAACCTCGACCCCGCGACGAGCGTCGGCATCATGAAGCTGCTCGACCGCATCAACCGCACCGACACCACCGTCGTCATGGCCACGCACGACTCGACGATCGTCGACCAGATGCGCAAGCGGGTCATCGAGCTCGAGAGCGGGCTCATCGTCCGCGACGAGGCCCGCGGCATCTACGGCTACCAGAACTGA